The following nucleotide sequence is from Gordonia jinghuaiqii.
CGGCGGCGTCGTGCATGCGCGCCAGGGCGACGCCGAATGTGCGTGCCGCCTCGCGGGTCGGGCGTGCGGAGTCGAGTTGTTCGAGTTCGATGGCCTCCTCGCCGACCGAGATCACCCTGACCACGGGCGCACCGGCGTCGGCGAGCCACCGTAGTCCGGCTGCTTCGGCCGCGAAGAAATCCGGATGTCCGCCGGCGGGTCCGCTGCCGCGCAGGGTCTTCCGGAAAACGGGTGTCACCGGGTGGAGTGTTCGTCGGCCGCCCGCGCCTCGAGGCTCTTCGCGCTGATCCGTGCGAGCTTGTCGAATCGGTCGTTGGCCACACGCATGACGATCTCGTAGGGCAGCGCGAACTTGCGGGCCCACCAGTATCCGAAGCGGATGTCGAACGAGGTGTACACCATGAAACGGTTCTTGCGAATTCCTTTGAGTATTGCCGCCGCCGCGGTCTCCGGCGACACCGCCACTTTGTGAAATCCGTTGATGGCAGCCTTGACCCGCGGATTGTCGCGGTCGATCCCGACGATTTCCACCGAGTCCACCAGCGGGGTGTCCACCCCGCCCGGACACACCAGAGACACGCCTATCCCGTGGCGGCGCAGGTCGAAACGGAGCACCTCGGAGACGCCGCGGATGCCGAACTTGCTGGCACTGTAGGCGGCGTGCCACGGCATCGCCAGCAACCCCGCAGCCGATGACACATTGACGAGGTGACCTCCCGATCCACGTCGAATCATCTGCGGGACAAAGGATTCGATGATGTGAATCGGGCCCATCAGGTTGACGTCGACGAGCTTGCGCCAGTGCCGGTGCTCGAGGTTCTCCACGGTTCCCCATGCCGAGATGCCCGCGATGTTCATGACCACGTCCATCACACCCACCTCGGCGTCCACCTGACGTGCGAAGCCGGCGACCCAGTCGTAGTCGGAGACGTCGCCGGCAACGTGGTACAGCACCGCCCCGTCGGCGCGGGTGATCGCGGCGACGACCTCGTCGAGCTGGTCGGCATGCAGGTCGGTGAGCACGAGCTCGGCGCCCTGCGCGGCCGCGGCCTGCGCCGTGGCCCTGCCGATCCCGCTCGCGGCTCCGGTGATCAACACCTTGCGGCCCCGCAGCGACGGTACCGGGGTGTCCATGTACAACAGCTCTTTCACGCCCATGACGCGAGGTTAGCCGTCTCGCGCGGTCCGCCTGCGCCGATCGACGGATCGGCAGGTCAGGTCAGCCGACCGGCAGCTTCCCGTCGAACAGCCCGTACACGATCGTCAGCATCGCCTTGAGAACCTGCGCCGACACGTCCTGGCCCTGGGTCATCAACAGCGCGACGATGGCCTCCGGATCCTCGGTGGCGGCGAGCTGTTCGATGAACGGGATGACCGCCGACAGTCCGCTGGCGTCGTCCGCCTGCGGCGTCGTCGGTGCCGGGGCGACGCCGGCTGCGGAGTTGCCGTTGACGTAACGCAGGATGCCGTCGGTGATGGCCATCGCGTACTTGACCTGACCGTCGCGCCCGGCCAGCGCCTTGGCCTCGGCCGGATTCGACAGGTTGCCCATCTCGATGAACACCGCCGGCACCTTGGTGAGGTTCACCGCGGCGATGTCGGAGCGGGTCTGGATGCCGTTCTGGACCCCGGCGTAGTTGGCCGAGGGAAATCCCGCCTTGAGGAAGGCGTCGCGCATCGCCGTCGACGCCTTGCGACCCTCCCCCGACTGCACCCGGTTGACCGTGGGGTCCGGGATCGGCAGCGACGGCACGATCATGTGGAAGCCCTTCTTGGACCCGTCCGTACCGGTGGACGTCGAGTCGGCGTGCAGGCTGACCGCCACCGCGGCCCCCGAGCGGCCGGCCGCCGCGGCGCGTTCGTCGACGCAACCGCCCCAGCCGGTGTCGTCGGGGCGGCTGAGGACCACGCGCGCACCCTGGCTCTCCAGCCCGGCCTTCACCAGCTCGGTGATCTGCCAGTTGACGGTGTGCTCCTTGGCGCCGTTGACGCCGGTCGCACCACTGGTCTGGCAGTCCTTCTTGCCGCCGCGGCCGTCGGGGACCTGCGCTCGCAGGTTGTGACCGGCCGCGCTCGCCTGATGACCGGGGTCGAGGAAGATCGTCTTCCCGGCCAGCGCGGTTCCGCGTGCGGGTTCCGCCGAGGCGGGCGCCACCACCAGGTTCGACGCGACCACCGTCGACGCCGCGGCCACGACGGCGACGGCGATCGCCGTCATCCGCTTTCTCATTCCGTTTTGAAACATCGGCGTATCGAGGCGACGCTTCCGCACCGGAGTACTCGTCACTCGCCTCACTCCCTCCCGTTGAGCACCACTGGCCACACTTGTCACAGGCTTAACAGTGAAGCAGCCGTGCGGTGGTTTGCGAAATGCGCGACCAGGGCCGATGGGATTTCGTTAGGGAGATGTGACTTCCGGACCGGCGTGTGTGCGTGACACGCCCGCCCCCTCACGCCTGCAGGTGACGCAGCACACCGAGGATGCCGTTGGGGTCCGCCTCGTCGCCGGGTTGTGCGACCGCGGCATCGAGTTCGGCGCGTACGGCCGCGGCATCGAGTCCACGGCCGATCGCCACCAACTCGGTCGACGGCCGGTCGTCGCCCCATCCCTCACGCTGTACACGGACAAAGCCGCCGACGCCGTGCACGACGAATCTGTGCCGGTGTTTCGGCACGTCGAAATGCACGATGCCCTTGATCCGGAAGCATCCGCTCGGCGGCCGTTCGAGAAACCTGGCCAGCCGGCGCGGGTTCATCGGGTCATCGCTGGAAAAGGACACCGACTCGTACTCCGCGTGCAGATGCGCGTGCCGGCGGTCTTCGGTCTCCTCGAGCAAGAGCTCGTCGAGGGCCAGTTGACCGTCGGGCCGGGTCTCCGCGACCTCGGCCACATCGAACAACATCACCGGATCGATCGCCGCCTCCCGCGTCGCCACTCGCGCGCCGGTCGGATTCAGTTGCGCAACAAGACTTTCGACGCGGCGCATCGCCTCCGCCGAGATCAGGTCGGCCTTGTTGACGAGGATGAGATCGGCGATCGCGATGTGCGCGTCGATCTCGGGATGAGCACGGCGCACGTCGTCGATGTGCGCCGCGTCGACGACGTAGACCAGTCCGCCGTAGCGCAACCGTGGGTCCGGCACCGCGGTGACCATCCGGATGAGCGACTTGGGTTCGGCGATCCCGCTGGCCTCGATGACGATCGCATCGATCCGCGCACCGGGGCGGGCCAGCGAGGTCAACGCGTCGGCGAGCCCGTCGGCGTCGACGGTGCAGCACATACAGCCGTTGCTGAGGCTGACCGCACCGTCGGCCTGTGCCGACACCAGCAAGGCGTCGATGTTGACCGACCCGAAGTCGTTGACCAGCACACCCAGGCGGGTGCCGGTCGTGCCCGCCGCGCGCAGGAGGTGGTTGAGCAGCGTGGTCTTGCCCGAGCCGAGGTAGCCGGCGACCACGATCACCGGAACCGGGGCACGACGCCGCGCCGGCCGGTGCGTGTTCAGTCCAGGCATGCCGCGCAGATCACCGCGAGCTCGCGGCCGTCTCGATCGGGATGGTTCGCGACGTTGCTCGTCGGGGCGCCGCACTCGACGCACCGGCCGAGCACCTCGGCATGATCGGAGAACTCCGTGCTCATCCGGTTGTCGAAGACATACAGCGAGCCCTTCCACAGTCCGTCGTCACCGTACTGCTCGCCGTAGCGGACGATGCCGCCGTCGAGCTGATAGACCTCGGTGAACCCGCGGTGCTTCATCAACGTGCTCAGCACCTCGCACCGGACCCCACCGGTGCAGTAGGTGACCACCGGACGGTTCTTCAGATGGTCGAAGGCCCCGCTCTCGATCAGAGGCACGAAGTCGCGCGTCGTCTGCGCCTTGGTGGTGACCGCCCCGGCGAAGTGCCCGACCTCGGCCTCGATCTCGTTGCGACCGTCGAAGAAGACCACGTCATCGCCGCGCTGATCGACCAGCTCATGTACCTGCTCGGGGGTGAGTCGGGTCCCTGTCCCGATCACGCCGTTCTCGTCGACGTCGATCTCGTCGGGAACCCCGAAGGTGACGATCTCCGGGCGCACCCGAACACTCAGACGCGGGAAGTCCTCTCCGGTGCCCTCCGACCATTTGATGTCCGCGTCGGCGAACCCGGGGTACGCGCGCGTCGTCCTGACGTAGCGTTTGACCGCGGAGATGTCACCGCCGACGGTGCTGTTGATCCCATGGCGTGACACGATGATCCTGCCCCGCAGCCCGAGCGACTCGCATACCGCCAGTTGCCACAACCGGATGGCCTCGGGATCGGGCAGCGGAACGAAGACGTAGAACAGAACGATCTTGGGGGTCGACACAGTGCAAGGGTACGGAAATCGTCCACCGCGCCCGCAATGCCCGCCCCGACGCCGACCGCCCCATTTCGGTCGCGTGATCTGTGCAACTATCGCAATCGTCGCGGCGTCGGTGTCGATCACGGTCGCCGGATGCTCATTGCCCACCGACACCCAACCGTCACGAATCGTCATTCCACCGACCGACGAGTTGTCGACGGTGACCGAGATCGAGTCGGCGTCGACGCCTTCGACAAGCGGCACGGACACGGCACAGAATTTGCCCGACTGGACGATCGGACGGGTTGTGGCGCTCGCCCCGCGGGTGGACAATTCTCGTTTCCATCAGGGCTCGGTGACCCCTGATTCACCGTTGCAGGACTCCTCGGGTTTCCATTTCTCCATACCGGACGGCACGGTCAATTGCTCGACCGGAACCAACGGCTCCGCCACGCTGGCGTGCCGTATCGATGACGACGACGACCCGGACACCTCCCCGTCGCGGAGCGCATCGTCGCGCGCTTCGGCCGCCTGCGACTGGGCAGGCGATTTCGCGACCCTGAGTTCAGAAGGTCCGCAACGCGGTGCGTGTGCCAATCGCTATCCGGTTCTGTATCGCAGTTCGATAGTCGACTTCGGTCACACGATTTCCATTTCACGATTCTCATGCCTCGTTGAGACCGTCGGGTTGTTTTGTCTCGAATCGCGATCCAAGGCCGGCTTCTCGGTCGCATCTGGTCGATACCGGACGATCTATGCCGCCGATCGCGCACCCGAATCCTTGGTGAGTCTGACGCCCGAAGAATCGGACGAAACGTCCGAGATCTCATCCTCCGTGACGCCCACCACTCGGACAAGCCGGACGTCGAGCCGCCCCACGAGCCCTCGAAATCCGACATCGAACAGCAGCACGGCCCCCACCCGATAACAATCTCGTGCGTTCCGACTTCCCTAACGCATTGTTTTACTTTATGGTCTAGGCGGGGGTTCTCAGCAGGTACTCATGATTCGGGTCTAAGCTGTGCACCGAAGAATAGATCAAAACGGGGTGGAGAAGGTTAATGAACCTTGCACGGCCGTCTTGGTCGGATGACACAATTCGAGGGGACAAGTAATTCATGGCGAAAAAGGAAATTGTTCAGGTCATCGACGATCTCGACGGCAAGGTGCTCGATCAGTACGAGACCGTCCGTTGGTCGCTGGACGGAAAGAACTACGAGTTCGATACTTCGTCGAAACACGCGCAGCAATTCCGCGACTCGCTCTCGAAGTACGTCGACATCTCCCGCCAGACCGGCCGTGTCACCAAGCGTGCAGCCGCGACAGCGACCGCATCAGGCGGTCGCAACAAGGAGACCACCAAGGCCATCCGCGAGTGGGCCATCAAGGAGGGTTACGAGCTGAGCGATCGCGGCCGTATCCCGCAGAGCATCATCGAGGCCTTCGAAGCCGCTCACTGACGGCTCGTCCGACCCAACCATCGAGCTCAGACCCACCGCCCGGCCGCAGATCATCGCGCCGGGCGGTCGGTGTCTGCCGGAGACGTCACCGTGAAGTCCTTCGAGCCGCTCACCTCACCGGTCGACCCGGTCGAGGCGTTGACCCGTATCTCCTGGCTCCTCGAACGACGCCGCGAGAGCACCTATCGCGTGGAGGCGTTCCGCCGCGCGGCACGTGCCGCTGACCGGCTCGACCCATCGGAACTGCGCGATCGTTCCGCCGCGGGCACCTTGACCGCGATCGACGGCATCGGCAAGACCACCGCGGCCGTCATCACCGAATCGGTCGACGGGCGCTTGCCGACTTACCTGTCCCGTCTGCAGGACGACGATCCGCCGATCTCGCACGATGGCGCCGACGCGATGGTCGATGCGGTGCGCGGCGATCTGCATGCGCACACCGAATGGAGCGACGGCGGTGCCTCGATCGACGAGATGGCCTCGGCTGCAATGTCATCGGGACACGAGTGGCTGGCCATCACCGACCACTCGCCGCGCCTGACGGTGGCCAACGGACTCGACGCCCAGCGATTGGCGTCGCAGATCGAGGTCATCGATGATTGGAACCGACTACATGCCAACGGTTTTCGGCTCCTACGTGGAATCGAGATCGACATCCTCGACGACGGGGCTCTCGACCAGTCCGATGAGATGATCGCGCGTCTCGACGTCGTCACCGCGTCGGTACACTCCCATCTTCGAATGCCGCACGACGCCATGACTTCTCGGCTTGTCGCCGCGGTCTCCGACCCGCGCGTGCACGTCCTCGGCCACTGCACGGGCCGTCGTGTTCTCGGTGGCCGCGGCCACCGTCCCCCGTCGACGTTCGACGCCCGAACCGTTTTCGAGGCGTGCGCGGCCAACAACACCGCGGTGGAGATCAATTCACGCCCCGAGCGCGTGGACCCGCCCGATGAACTCATCGAGATCGCACTCGCCGCGGGATGTCTGTTCGCGATCGATTCCGACGCGCACGCCCCCGGGCAGCTGGAGTTCAAGATCCTCGGCGCGCAGCGGGCGGTGTCCCATCAGATCGACCCCGAGCGGATCGTCACGACATGGTCGTCGGAGAGACTGCTGGACTGGATCTCCCGGTGAGCCGCCTCAGCTGCGTCGGATGACGACGGCGGTCATACCCGACGCCGAGCCGGATATCTCGATCACCGGCCCGCCCGGGCGTTTCTGCGCACCGGCCTTGTCCTTCACCTTGGACCATCCGGAGAGTTGCAGGCCGCCGTATCGGACCTCTTGGTCCGGACCGACGCGCACCTTCACCGTCGTCGCCGACACCTGCAACTGCAGCGATGTCGAGGGGCCGGGGAACGATGCGTTGGTGAAGTCGAGGTCGACTTTGCCCATCGTGCCGGTGGCGATGATGGTGAACGGAACCTGCCAGGTGCCCTTGCGTCGAACCGACTCCCACTCCGCCTCGAGGTGCAGCGGCGGCATCGTCTGCTGAGGTGCTGCGTGCACCGGGGCGACCGCGGCGTCGATGAACAGCAGCCCGGCATTGGGAAGGTGTTCGAGCACGACGCGGAGCTCGCCCCGGGTACGTGCCGAGTAGACCAGGCCAGAGCGTTCCTCGAACTCGGCGATCTCGAGATACCCCGACGAGAACGCGTCGTTGAGCAGGGTGATCGCCCGCTCGCGTTCTGGGTTTCCGACTCTCAGCTCGTCATCGGGTAGGCGATCGACCATGATCGCCACCTTATTGCACCGCGATCTACGTGTCGGTGTCGCTGGATCGGCGGTGCGTCGTCGCCGACAGGCGTCGGCGCGCGTAGCGTCGAGCACAACTCGACTCGTGCGACGAAGAGGCAGCCATGACATCCACGGGAGCATTCCCCGCGACGACGATGCCGACCGCGTTCATCGGCCACGGCAATCCGATGAACGCACTGGAACGCAACAGGTACACCGAGGCGTGGGCTGCGCTGGGACGGGCGGTGCCCAAGCCGCGGGCGATCCTGGTGATCTCGGCGCATTGGTACACCAACGCCACGGCGGTCACCGCGATGCCCCGGCCACGCACCATCCACGACTTCTACGGGTTTCCGCAGGACCTGTTCGATGTCGAGTACCCGGCGCCCGGCGATCCGGAGGTCGCGGACATGGTGTCCGACGTCGTCAAACCGACCTGGTGCGGTCTCGACGTCGACAGCTGGGGCATCGATCACGGCACGTGGTCGGTGCTGGTGCACACGTTCCCCGACGCGTCGATCCCGGTACTTCAGCTGTCGCTCAACGCCTTCAAGGACGCCGAGCACCACTACGAGCTCGGGCGCAAGCTGGCGCCCCTGCGCGACCAGGGTGTGCTGATCATCGGCAGCGGCAACATCGTCCACAACCTACGCGCGGTGGATTTCTCCCGGGCCGACGCCGGCTTCGACTGGGCCCACCGATTCGACGACGCGGCCCGGGAGGTGTTGCAGGACAAGCCGTCGAACGTCTTGAGCCTCGACGGCCATCCCGACTTCGGCAACGCCGTCCCGACACCGGATCATTACCTGCCGATGCTCTACATCGCAGGCCTGGCGCAGGACGCGCCGCTCGATCTGCTCGTCGACGGGCATGCGGCAGGGTCGATCTCGATGGCCGCCTACACGCACGGGCTTGACCTCGACACCGGCACATCCGCGGGCGGAGCCCCGGCAGCCGAACTCCCCGAAGGGTTTCCGGCGCTCAACTCCAACATCTGAGCGCCGCAGCAGGCAACCCCGCCCGTATCCGCCGCCTCACTCCTTCAGGAACTCGTCGATCTGGTTCATCGCTTCCCTGGTCCCTTCGACGACACCCATGTCGAGCACCTTCTGGAGTCCTTCGGCGGAGTCATAGGTGCCGATGTATGTGGCGACCGTCTTACCGTCCTGCTCGGCGAACGCATACGAGTTGCGCGATTCCGGCATGTCGGTGATGGGGTTGAGGTCCGCGTCGGCGAATCCGTCGAGGAAGGTGAAGCTCTTCGGCTCGTCGACCGACTCGACTTTCCAATAGCCGCCGTACTTCTCGCCGTCGGGACCGGTCATGTAGTACGTGACCTTTCCGCCGGGCTTGAGCTCGTGGTCGACGACGGTCGCGGGGTAGGTCGGCGGTCCCCAGATCTTCTCCAGCTGACGCGGGTCCGCGTAGATCTGCCAGACACGTTCGACCGGCGCGGCGAACTCGGCGTTGATGGTTATGGTCCGGGCGTCGAGGTCCGGGGTCACATCGATGACAGGCATTGGTCATTCCTCCGATGAGGTAGGGAGTTGGTGCTCGAGGGTGAGGAGGTCGTCGATGCGCGCGATACGGCCGCGCCACACCTGTTCGAGTTCGGTCAGCATCGACGCCACCGAACGCACCGCGGTCACGTCGCCGCTGGCGAGTTGTTCGCGTCCTTGACGGCGCTTGGTCAACAGGCCCGCCTTCTCGAGGACGGCGACGTGCTTTTGTACTGCCGCGAAGCTCATGTCGTATTTCGCGGCGAGCACCGAGACCGAATGTTCCCCGTCGAGCACACGGCGCAGGATGTCGCGTCGAGTGCGGTCGGACAGCGCGTGGAACAGGGCGTCCGCCCGGTCCTCGTCTGCCGCGTCCTCGGTTTCGGCCACACCACAAACATACAACCACGCGGTTGTATGTCAACCCCCTGTTCCGATCCCCGGCCTGACCCCCCGCCTGAACCCCGGCCGCCGAGCCGGCCTACCGCTCGGTGACCCGGCCGCCCTCGACATCCCAGTGCCGGTCGACGCGCACGTTCTGCAGCATCCGGCGATCGTGGGTCACCAGAAGCACTGCGCCGTCATAGGAATCGAGCGCCGACTCGAGCTGTTCGATGGCGGGGAGATCGAGGTGGTTGGTCGGTTCGTCGAGCACCAGGACGTTGGTGCCGCGCGCCTGCAGCAGGGCGAGCGCGGCGCGGGTGCGCTCCCCGGGTGACAGTTCCCCGACGGGACGGTCGACGTGATCGGCGCGCAGCCCGAACTTCGCGAGCAGGGTGCGGACGTCGGCGATCGTGTGGTCCGGCACGAGTTCGGCGAAGCGATCGGCCAGCGACCGCGAGCCGGTGAACTGTCCACGGGCCTGGTCGATTTCGCCGATGGCGACGCTGGAACCCAGCTGCGAGGTGCCCTCGTCGGGCTCGATGCGGCCGAGCAGGAGACGCAGCAGCGTCGTCTTGCCCGCACCGTTGTGTCCGGTGATGCCGATCCGTTCTCCGGCGTTGACCTGTAGCGACACCGGACCGAGGACGAAATCTCCTTGTCGGACAACGGCGTTGTTCGCGGTGGCGACGACCGAGCTGGAGCGCGGTGCCGCACCGATGGTGAACTCGAGCACCCACTCCTTGCGGGGTTCGACCACCTCGTCCAGCCGTGCGATCCGGCTCTCCATCTGGCGAACCTTCTGGGCCTGTTTCTCGCTGGATTCGGTGGCGGCGCGGCGTCGGTTCTTGTCGTTGTCCGGCGCCTTGCGCATGGCGTTGCGCACGCCCTGGCTGGACCATTCACGCTGGGTTCTGGCGCGAGCCACGAGGTCGGCCTTCTTGGTGGCGAACTCCTCGTACTCGTCGCGCTTGTGCCTGCGCGCCACCGCGCGTTCTTCGAGATAACTCTCGTAGCCACCACCGAAGACGGTGTTGGTGTGCTGCGCGAGGTCGAGTTCGAGTACACGGGTGACGCTGCGCGCCAGGAACTCTCGATCATGACTGACGAGGACGACGCCACCGCGCATGCCGGCGACGACCTCCTCGAGCCGCGCGAGGCCCTCGAGGTCCAGGTCATTGGTGGGCTCGTCGAGCAACACGATGTCGAATCGGGAGCAGAGCAGGGCCGCCAGGCCAACCCGGGCGGCCTGCCCACCGGAGAGGTCGGCCATCAGGGTGGTGGCGGGGTCGATGACCCCCGCGTCGAGCCCGAGGTCGGCGAGGACGGCGGGCAGACGCTCGTCGAGGTCGGCGGCACCGGTGGTGAGCCAGTGATCGAGAGCGGCGGCGTAGACGTCGTCGGCGTCGCCGGGTGCGTCCGGGTCGCCCAGGGCATCGGCCGCGGCATCCATCGCGTGCTGGGCGGCGGTGCACCCGGTGCGGCGGGCGACGTAATCGCGGACGACCTCTCCCGGGATGCGCTCGTGTTCCTGGGGTAGCCAGCCGACGAAGGCGTCGGCGGGAGCGCGCGTCACCGTGCCCTCCAGCGGAGCCAGTTCCCCGGCGAGTACCCGGAGCAGCGTCGACTTGCCCGCGCCGTTGGCGCCGACCACACCGATCACGTCACCGGGGGCGACGGTGAGATCGAGATGGTCGAAGAGGACGCGATGCGCGTATCCGCCGGCGACGTCCTTGGCGACAAGAGTTGCGGTCATCGGTCAATGGTCCCACCCGCCGTCCGGGCGCCGAACCGGCGCTCGTCATGGCGTTTCCCACACCACCACCGGGGTACCCGCGGGAATGACCTCATCGCATGGGACCCACCGCTTCGACGTCGTCGTCGTCGGCGGCGGCAACGCCGGCATCAGTGCCGCGGCACGGTTGGTCCGCCTGGGGATCACCGACGTCGCGGTGATCGAACCGCAAGCGGTGCACACCTACCGTCCGCTGCTCTCCTACGTGGGCGGCGGGCAGGCGAGTCTGCGCGACGCCGAACGTACCCAACGGTCGGTGACACCGGAAGGGGTCACCTGGCTGCGCGACTCGGCGGTGGTCGTCGACCCCGGCGGGCGTTCCATCCGGTGCGCGTCCGGGGTCGACGTCGGGTATCGGGACCTCATCGTGGCGGTCGGGCTCGTGCCCGACCACAACGCCATGCCGGGAACCGATCTGGCGGTCTCCGATGAGGCTGTGGCGAGCAACTATCTCGACCGGGCCGACCAGACCTGGGAGCTCGTGCGGTCGATGCCGCGGGGTGGCCGGGCGGTGTTCACCGTCCCCCGCCCGCCGGTCAGTTGCACCGGCACCACCCTCAAACCGCTGTTCCTCGCGGCCGCGCACTGGCGGAGGTCGGGGATTCTGTCGACCCTGGACATCACTCTCGTGGTCGACCGTCCACGACTGCTCGGCGTCGACGAACTCGACATGCGTCTGTTCGATCGGCTCGAGGAGATCGGGGTCGACGTCGTTCTCGACAGCGAAGTACGGCTACACCCCGCGGACCGTCGGATCACCGCCGTCACCAGCACCAGGACCGACGCGGTGCCGTACGACATGCTTCATCTCGTCCCACCGTTCCGGGCGCCGGACCTGATCGCGGAGTCCGGCCTTGCCGGCGACCAGGAGCACGGTCTGGTCGACATCGATCCGCAGACGCTGCGCCACCGCACGCACCCGTCGGTCTGGGCGGCCGGTGACGGCGCCGGTGTGGCGACGGACCCGTCCGGCGGAGGGCTTCGGCGGCAGGTCGCCGTCCTCACAGAC
It contains:
- a CDS encoding SDR family oxidoreductase, which encodes MGVKELLYMDTPVPSLRGRKVLITGAASGIGRATAQAAAAQGAELVLTDLHADQLDEVVAAITRADGAVLYHVAGDVSDYDWVAGFARQVDAEVGVMDVVMNIAGISAWGTVENLEHRHWRKLVDVNLMGPIHIIESFVPQMIRRGSGGHLVNVSSAAGLLAMPWHAAYSASKFGIRGVSEVLRFDLRRHGIGVSLVCPGGVDTPLVDSVEIVGIDRDNPRVKAAINGFHKVAVSPETAAAAILKGIRKNRFMVYTSFDIRFGYWWARKFALPYEIVMRVANDRFDKLARISAKSLEARAADEHSTR
- a CDS encoding N-acetylmuramoyl-L-alanine amidase, translated to MTAIAVAVVAAASTVVASNLVVAPASAEPARGTALAGKTIFLDPGHQASAAGHNLRAQVPDGRGGKKDCQTSGATGVNGAKEHTVNWQITELVKAGLESQGARVVLSRPDDTGWGGCVDERAAAAGRSGAAVAVSLHADSTSTGTDGSKKGFHMIVPSLPIPDPTVNRVQSGEGRKASTAMRDAFLKAGFPSANYAGVQNGIQTRSDIAAVNLTKVPAVFIEMGNLSNPAEAKALAGRDGQVKYAMAITDGILRYVNGNSAAGVAPAPTTPQADDASGLSAVIPFIEQLAATEDPEAIVALLMTQGQDVSAQVLKAMLTIVYGLFDGKLPVG
- a CDS encoding CobW family GTP-binding protein — translated: MPGLNTHRPARRRAPVPVIVVAGYLGSGKTTLLNHLLRAAGTTGTRLGVLVNDFGSVNIDALLVSAQADGAVSLSNGCMCCTVDADGLADALTSLARPGARIDAIVIEASGIAEPKSLIRMVTAVPDPRLRYGGLVYVVDAAHIDDVRRAHPEIDAHIAIADLILVNKADLISAEAMRRVESLVAQLNPTGARVATREAAIDPVMLFDVAEVAETRPDGQLALDELLLEETEDRRHAHLHAEYESVSFSSDDPMNPRRLARFLERPPSGCFRIKGIVHFDVPKHRHRFVVHGVGGFVRVQREGWGDDRPSTELVAIGRGLDAAAVRAELDAAVAQPGDEADPNGILGVLRHLQA
- a CDS encoding rhodanese-related sulfurtransferase, yielding MSTPKIVLFYVFVPLPDPEAIRLWQLAVCESLGLRGRIIVSRHGINSTVGGDISAVKRYVRTTRAYPGFADADIKWSEGTGEDFPRLSVRVRPEIVTFGVPDEIDVDENGVIGTGTRLTPEQVHELVDQRGDDVVFFDGRNEIEAEVGHFAGAVTTKAQTTRDFVPLIESGAFDHLKNRPVVTYCTGGVRCEVLSTLMKHRGFTEVYQLDGGIVRYGEQYGDDGLWKGSLYVFDNRMSTEFSDHAEVLGRCVECGAPTSNVANHPDRDGRELAVICAACLD
- a CDS encoding histone-like nucleoid-structuring protein Lsr2, with translation MAKKEIVQVIDDLDGKVLDQYETVRWSLDGKNYEFDTSSKHAQQFRDSLSKYVDISRQTGRVTKRAAATATASGGRNKETTKAIREWAIKEGYELSDRGRIPQSIIEAFEAAH
- a CDS encoding PHP domain-containing protein is translated as MKSFEPLTSPVDPVEALTRISWLLERRRESTYRVEAFRRAARAADRLDPSELRDRSAAGTLTAIDGIGKTTAAVITESVDGRLPTYLSRLQDDDPPISHDGADAMVDAVRGDLHAHTEWSDGGASIDEMASAAMSSGHEWLAITDHSPRLTVANGLDAQRLASQIEVIDDWNRLHANGFRLLRGIEIDILDDGALDQSDEMIARLDVVTASVHSHLRMPHDAMTSRLVAAVSDPRVHVLGHCTGRRVLGGRGHRPPSTFDARTVFEACAANNTAVEINSRPERVDPPDELIEIALAAGCLFAIDSDAHAPGQLEFKILGAQRAVSHQIDPERIVTTWSSERLLDWISR
- a CDS encoding DUF1707 SHOCT-like domain-containing protein; translation: MVDRLPDDELRVGNPERERAITLLNDAFSSGYLEIAEFEERSGLVYSARTRGELRVVLEHLPNAGLLFIDAAVAPVHAAPQQTMPPLHLEAEWESVRRKGTWQVPFTIIATGTMGKVDLDFTNASFPGPSTSLQLQVSATTVKVRVGPDQEVRYGGLQLSGWSKVKDKAGAQKRPGGPVIEISGSASGMTAVVIRRS
- the ygiD gene encoding 4,5-DOPA dioxygenase extradiol, which codes for MPTAFIGHGNPMNALERNRYTEAWAALGRAVPKPRAILVISAHWYTNATAVTAMPRPRTIHDFYGFPQDLFDVEYPAPGDPEVADMVSDVVKPTWCGLDVDSWGIDHGTWSVLVHTFPDASIPVLQLSLNAFKDAEHHYELGRKLAPLRDQGVLIIGSGNIVHNLRAVDFSRADAGFDWAHRFDDAAREVLQDKPSNVLSLDGHPDFGNAVPTPDHYLPMLYIAGLAQDAPLDLLVDGHAAGSISMAAYTHGLDLDTGTSAGGAPAAELPEGFPALNSNI
- a CDS encoding SRPBCC family protein encodes the protein MPVIDVTPDLDARTITINAEFAAPVERVWQIYADPRQLEKIWGPPTYPATVVDHELKPGGKVTYYMTGPDGEKYGGYWKVESVDEPKSFTFLDGFADADLNPITDMPESRNSYAFAEQDGKTVATYIGTYDSAEGLQKVLDMGVVEGTREAMNQIDEFLKE
- a CDS encoding ArsR/SmtB family transcription factor, whose protein sequence is MAETEDAADEDRADALFHALSDRTRRDILRRVLDGEHSVSVLAAKYDMSFAAVQKHVAVLEKAGLLTKRRQGREQLASGDVTAVRSVASMLTELEQVWRGRIARIDDLLTLEHQLPTSSEE
- the abc-f gene encoding ribosomal protection-like ABC-F family protein; protein product: MTATLVAKDVAGGYAHRVLFDHLDLTVAPGDVIGVVGANGAGKSTLLRVLAGELAPLEGTVTRAPADAFVGWLPQEHERIPGEVVRDYVARRTGCTAAQHAMDAAADALGDPDAPGDADDVYAAALDHWLTTGAADLDERLPAVLADLGLDAGVIDPATTLMADLSGGQAARVGLAALLCSRFDIVLLDEPTNDLDLEGLARLEEVVAGMRGGVVLVSHDREFLARSVTRVLELDLAQHTNTVFGGGYESYLEERAVARRHKRDEYEEFATKKADLVARARTQREWSSQGVRNAMRKAPDNDKNRRRAATESSEKQAQKVRQMESRIARLDEVVEPRKEWVLEFTIGAAPRSSSVVATANNAVVRQGDFVLGPVSLQVNAGERIGITGHNGAGKTTLLRLLLGRIEPDEGTSQLGSSVAIGEIDQARGQFTGSRSLADRFAELVPDHTIADVRTLLAKFGLRADHVDRPVGELSPGERTRAALALLQARGTNVLVLDEPTNHLDLPAIEQLESALDSYDGAVLLVTHDRRMLQNVRVDRHWDVEGGRVTER